A region of the Desulfuribacillus alkaliarsenatis genome:
CTATATGCAACATTAGCGGCGTTCTTAGGATCATTAGTTAGTAGAATCGAAGATGTACAACAAATGATTACACCGATGACACTTTTAATCATTGCTGGTTTTATGATTTCGATGATTGGCTTAAGTACTCCAGAAGCTACATTTATTACAATAACATCGTATATTCCGTTCTTTACACCGATGATCATGTTTATGCGTGTGGGCATGCTTAACCTGCCTGTTTGGGAGCCGATGGTAGGGATTGGAATTCTAATAGGAACAATTATTATCTTAGCTGTTTTTGGCGCTAGAGTATATAAAGGCGGAGTATTAATGTACGGTAAGCCTAGCTTCTTCAAGAACATCAAAGAAGCATTACAATTCTCAAAGGACGAAACAAAATAGAATAATAGCAACAAAATGAAATAGAATCCTAGTAAAAAAACAAAAATTAACCAGCTATCATGTATTGCAAGATAGCTGGTTTTTTGCATGTTAGCCGTTAAATTTACAGGTGTTAATTTAAAGTACTATGAAGATATGCTTATCTACATTCGCTTTTCTTATAACAAATCAGATCAAGAGGTAGAAGAAGTCTTATCAGAATTACTAGACCACTTATTAGATGCGCAAGCTGAAGGGAAAACAGCATATGAAGTTTTTGGAGATGAGCCGAAGAAGTATGCTGCATATAACAAGAAAAAGGATTGAGAAGGATTAATTCATCCACTATTTTAAGTAAATCAGAATATTCTATCATTTAGTATTAAGTGGTGGTATAATTTACTATTATAAGGTAATTGGGAGTGTTGTCATGGTATCAAAAATCTTAATTGTTGATGACTCCAGCACAGATCGCTTGATTATTTCGGGTATGTTGTATGATTATGATATCGTAACTGCTTGCGATGGTCGAGAAGCTATGCAGTTGATTGCAAAAGATCCACACATAGACCTGATGATTCTCGATTTGAATATGCCTATAATGAACGGATTTGAAGTACTTAATGAAATAAAAAGAAATCCTGCGTATAAAGAGATTCGAACAATCATCTTAACAAACTCAGATGAAGTTGACAACGAAGTAAAGGGTTTGAAATTAGGTGCGGTTGACTACATCAGGAAGCCATTAAATATAGAATCACTACGAATTCGAATTGATATCCATCTCCGTTTAAAAGATGCTCAAAGAAAAATGGAACAAGACAACGAGCGACTGGATGCTATGGTGGCGAAAAAAACCAGAGAGTTAGTTGCTACGAGAGACATTACAATCCATGCACTGGTTGGATTGTTAGAGGTTCGAAATGTTGAATCGAGCAATCACACGATACGGACTAAGAAAATTATGAGAGTGCTTTGTAGACATTTGCAAAAGAAGGAAGCGTATCGGGACATCTTGACAGATGAATATATAAACGAATTGGTGACTACGACGCCACTTCACGATATTGGGAAAGTAGGCATCCCAGATCGAATTTTACTAAAGCCTGATAGACTTACAGATGAAGAGTATACAATCATGAAAAAACACGTTGTTTATGGAGTACAAGCATTGAAAGATGAGATACACGATGAGAAGGATATTCCAAGCTTTATTAAAACAGCTATCGAAATTGCAGGCTCTCATCACGAAAAATTTGATGGAACAGGCTATCCCCTAGGTTTATCTGGAGAATCAATTCCACTTCCAGGCAGACTCATGGCAATCATTGATGTGTATGACGCACTTATGAGCAAGCGTGTATATAAGCCTGCTTATGACAGTTCGCGTACGATTCAATATATTACAGAGCAAAGCGGAAAGCACTTCGACCCAGCTATAGTGCAGGGGTTTTTGGAAGTAAAGGATGAGATTATCGCTATTTCACTAGAACACATACAAGAAGAGTTGTTGGAGGAGGCGTATTAAATGCGCAAGCTCTTATTAGTAGTAACAATTACTTGTATTTTAATTATCAGTTCATCTGCTCTCGATGCAACAGGCTCTTCAATCCAGTGGACTGAACAAGAAATCGAATTTATGGATAATAATCCTGTAATTAGACTCGGAGTTGATCCAGCGTTTGTGCCCTTCGAATTTATTGATGCAGATGGAGAATATAAGGGAATTACGGCCGAATATATTCAGTTGGTTCAAGAAAGAACGGGTTTGGTTATTGAGGTAGTCAGTGGCTTAACATGGACAGAAGCATATGACAAAGCTCTTGCTGGTGATATTGATGTACTTCCTGCAGTAGCCAAAACATCTGAACGGGAACAACACTTTTTGTTTTCCAATCGATACTATAATTTCAAGAGAGTCATTGTAACAATGGATACAAACAATTATATAAAAGGGATTCACGACTTGGAAGGATTAATGGTTGCTGTCCAGAGAAATAGCTCTCATCATAGCTATCTACTTTCATATCCAGGAATCAATCTTAGTTTATATGATTCAG
Encoded here:
- a CDS encoding DUF1129 family protein, which codes for MLAVKFTGVNLKYYEDMLIYIRFSYNKSDQEVEEVLSELLDHLLDAQAEGKTAYEVFGDEPKKYAAYNKKKD
- a CDS encoding HD domain-containing phosphohydrolase → MVSKILIVDDSSTDRLIISGMLYDYDIVTACDGREAMQLIAKDPHIDLMILDLNMPIMNGFEVLNEIKRNPAYKEIRTIILTNSDEVDNEVKGLKLGAVDYIRKPLNIESLRIRIDIHLRLKDAQRKMEQDNERLDAMVAKKTRELVATRDITIHALVGLLEVRNVESSNHTIRTKKIMRVLCRHLQKKEAYRDILTDEYINELVTTTPLHDIGKVGIPDRILLKPDRLTDEEYTIMKKHVVYGVQALKDEIHDEKDIPSFIKTAIEIAGSHHEKFDGTGYPLGLSGESIPLPGRLMAIIDVYDALMSKRVYKPAYDSSRTIQYITEQSGKHFDPAIVQGFLEVKDEIIAISLEHIQEELLEEAY